One genomic segment of Tachyglossus aculeatus isolate mTacAcu1 chromosome 17, mTacAcu1.pri, whole genome shotgun sequence includes these proteins:
- the LOC119939695 gene encoding oxidized low-density lipoprotein receptor 1-like, with amino-acid sequence MLASADSESPVNNKPASPTHSASSCIVSVILGVFSLTLLASGGYFGYQFFQMLQNSDAEIQNLKQKLESLQNRTECLYDDSVISESMPDACPESLLKDFQNRVKMLSEALQELKEDKGLTCPFCPENWLKHGENCYNISVKKVPWSNCSAQCALLGSTFLQSGNRELLDSLVPLATYSSWIGLSYKDSSMKWTWIDGSPASSDLKWRETRPGPQHTCAYVTSTGLVAQHCIIPLTCVCEKNACDTYS; translated from the exons CCTCTCCAACCCACTCTGCTTCAAGCTGTATTGTTTCAGTGATCCTGGGGGTCTTCAGCCTCACACTACTGGCATCAGGTGGATACTTCGGTTACCAAT TCTTTCAGATGCTTCAGAATTCAGACGCAGAGATACAAAACCTCAAACAGAAGCTGGAGAGTCTGCAAAACAGGACTGAGTGTCTCTATGATGACAGCGTGATCTCCGAGAGCATGCCAG ATGCTTGTCCGGAATCCCTCCTCAAGGATTTTCAAAACAGAGTTAAAATGCTCTCTGAAGCCCTGCAGGAACTAAAGGAGGATAAAG GACTCACTTGTCCATTTTGCCCAGAGAACTGGTTAAAGCATGGAGAAAACTGCTACAATATCTCGGTCAAAAAAGTGCCCTGGTCAAATTGTTCTGCTCAGTGTGCGTTGTTGGGTTCCACATTTTTACAGTCAGGCAATCGGGAGCTCCTG GATTCCCTGGTACCACTGGCAACCTACTCTTCCTGGATTGGACTCTCCTATAAAGACTCTAGCATGAAATGGACTTGGATAGATGGCTCCCCTGCTTCCTCAGACTT gaaatggagagagacaaggcCCGGACCTCAGCACACCTGTGCATACGTAACGTCAACAGGCCTGGTGGCTCAGCATTGTATCATCCCCCTCACCTGTGTCTGTGAGAAGAATGCCTGTGATACGTACTCATAG
- the LOC119939136 gene encoding C-type lectin domain family 7 member A-like → MLLSQKGRAYSSAGKNKEEEIYANVKCSPGSQKQNKQRPENSKNKESTVRSPRCLMAVTFGILCLVLLLISVVLTTKFLQDSQKIKEQHGIGNMSQEKINYTSEIENLREEIENTGNLSKLYCEKWFVDIEKIYCFHLSYYSWNESRKFCEDKGFSLLKINHRDELDFMKKNVYHTHWIGLSYARVLRCWTWEDGSPLSPDLNLQEPSLTSPINCGVLETSKLGARDCSMKFPFVCEQKHNRIRRKEDGN, encoded by the exons ATGTTGCTCTCTCAAAAAGGACGTGCGTATTCAAGTGCAG ggaagaacaaagaggaAGAAATTTACGCAAATGTGAAATGTTCCCCTGGTTCCcagaaacaaaacaagcaaaggCCTGAAAACTCCAAGAACAAAG AATCTACAGTTCGGTCTCCACGATGTCTTATGGCAGTGACTTTTGGGATACTCTGTTTGGTTCTCCTGCTGATATCTGTGGTGTTGACTACCAAAT TTCTGCAGGATTCTCAGAAAATCAAGGAACAGCATGGAATTGGGAACATGAGCCAAGAAAAAATTAACTACACAAGTGAGATAGAAAATCTCAGAGAAGAAATTGAAAACACAG GAAATCTTTCCAAACTATACTGTGAAAAATGGTTTGTGGATATAGAGAAAATTTACTGCTTTCATCTTTCGTACTATTCCTGGAATGAGAGTAGAAAGTTCTGTGAAGATAAAGGCTTCAGCCTTCTTAAAATCAACCACAGAGATGAACTG GATTTTATGAAAAAGAATGTGTATCATACTCACTGGATCGGATTGTCCTATGCCAGAGTTCTCAGGTGCTGGACATGGGAAGATGGCTCCCCGCTCTCTCCTGATCT GAACCTACAGGAGCCAAGTCTAACCTCTCCCATCAACTGTGGAGTGTTGGAAACCTCAAAACTAGGAGCTCGTGATTGCAGCATGAAATTCCCCTTTGTTTGTGAGCAGAAGCATAACAGAATCAGAAGAAAGGAAGATGGAAACTGA